A window of the Streptomyces sp. JB150 genome harbors these coding sequences:
- a CDS encoding LacI family DNA-binding transcriptional regulator: protein MASIKDVAAEAGVSAATVSRVLNEHPSVSAETRARVLAAVEALGYRPNAVARSLRTDQTRTLGLVISDVLNPYFTELARSVEEEARALGYSVIIGNADERPDLQDHHVRTLLDRRIDGLLVSPTDGGSPLMLDAARAGTPMVFVDRWIPGVDVPVVRADGRGAVRDLVAHLYGLGHRRLAIIAGPAATTTGSERVAAFREALAEYGLPLPAAYTGQGDFQAESGRRVTEGFLDLPEPPEVVFAADNLMALGALDAVRARGLRVPEDIGLAAFDDIPWFVHTDPPVTAIAQPTGELGRAAVRALVDRIEGRAPRSVTLPARLVVRRSCGETPGTPEASEASENDRSTP, encoded by the coding sequence ATGGCGAGCATCAAGGACGTCGCCGCCGAGGCCGGTGTCTCCGCCGCCACGGTCTCGCGGGTGCTGAACGAGCACCCGTCCGTGAGCGCCGAGACCCGCGCGCGCGTGCTGGCCGCCGTCGAGGCCCTGGGGTACCGGCCGAACGCCGTCGCCCGGTCCTTGCGGACGGACCAGACCCGCACCCTGGGCCTGGTCATCAGCGACGTGCTGAATCCTTACTTCACCGAGCTGGCCCGCTCCGTCGAGGAGGAGGCCCGCGCGCTCGGCTACAGCGTCATCATCGGCAACGCCGACGAGCGGCCCGACCTCCAGGACCATCACGTGCGGACGCTGCTCGACCGGCGTATCGACGGGCTTCTCGTGTCCCCCACCGACGGCGGGTCGCCGTTGATGCTGGACGCCGCGCGGGCCGGGACGCCCATGGTGTTCGTCGACCGGTGGATTCCCGGTGTGGACGTGCCCGTGGTGCGCGCGGACGGGCGGGGTGCCGTGCGGGATCTCGTCGCGCATCTGTACGGGCTCGGGCACCGGCGGCTCGCCATCATCGCGGGGCCCGCGGCGACCACCACCGGCAGCGAGCGCGTGGCCGCCTTCCGGGAGGCCCTGGCGGAGTACGGGCTGCCACTGCCCGCCGCGTACACCGGCCAGGGCGACTTCCAGGCCGAGAGCGGGCGGCGGGTCACCGAGGGGTTCCTCGACCTGCCCGAGCCGCCCGAGGTCGTCTTCGCCGCCGACAACCTCATGGCGCTCGGCGCCCTGGACGCCGTCCGGGCGCGCGGGCTGCGGGTGCCCGAGGACATCGGGCTCGCCGCGTTCGACGACATCCCGTGGTTCGTGCACACCGATCCGCCGGTCACCGCGATCGCCCAGCCCACGGGCGAGCTGGGCCGGGCCGCCGTACGGGCCCTGGTGGACCGGATCGAGGGGCGTGCCCCGCGGTCCGTGACGCTGCCCGCCCGGCTCGTCGTGCGCCGCTCGTGCGGCGAGACGCCCGGGACCCCCGAGGCATCCGAGGCATCCGAGAACGACAGGAGCACGCCGTGA